The Bacillus sp. FJAT-27916 genomic interval CATCTGTCGGCTCCATTCGCTCAACAAACTCACCATAGCAGTTGTCCACAAACACAACGACATCCGGCTTGATTGTCTTAACGAATTGAATCATTTCCTTGATCTGGTCAACGGTAAAGGATGGGCGTGTATCATATCCTTTCGAACGCTGAATGCCAATCATCTTTGTAGTCGGCTTAATCGCTTGTGCAACAGCCTCATAATCAATCTGCCCTTCCTCAGTCAAACTGACGGATTGATAACCAATTTGGTATTCACGCAAGGAGCCAACGCCACTTCCCCTGATGCCGACAATCTCCTCCAGTGTATCGTATGGCTTGCCTGTCATATAGACGAGTTCATCACCCGGACGAAGTACACCGAATAAACAGGTGGAGATGGCGTGTGTTCCTGAAATAATCTGCGGGCGGACTAGGGCCGCTTCAGCAGAGAACACATCCGCATAAATGCGCTCCAATGTATCTCTACCAATATCATCATATCCATAGCCAGTCGAAGGATTGAAATGAGCATCGCTCACCTTATTCTTCTGAAAGGCACGGAGCACCTTTGCGGTATTGTAATCCACTACTTCTTCAATTTCAGCTGTCCGCTCACGGATCAGCTGTTCTGCTTCACGAACGGTTTCTCTAATTTTCTCGCCGTTCTTTAATTGTTCAAACATCTTAATACCTTCTTCTATTCATAATTTTTGATAACACTCATGATGGCATGATCCGTTAGGGCAAGACCCTCAATGGCATAGGTTTCATTCGCTTCATTGAATTCCCTTGACTTCACGATTGTCTCCTCCTGCAGCCGGGAAATGATTTTCCCTTCCCTTGCCGGAATCATGACGGCATATG includes:
- a CDS encoding methionine gamma-lyase family protein; amino-acid sequence: MFEQLKNGEKIRETVREAEQLIRERTAEIEEVVDYNTAKVLRAFQKNKVSDAHFNPSTGYGYDDIGRDTLERIYADVFSAEAALVRPQIISGTHAISTCLFGVLRPGDELVYMTGKPYDTLEEIVGIRGSGVGSLREYQIGYQSVSLTEEGQIDYEAVAQAIKPTTKMIGIQRSKGYDTRPSFTVDQIKEMIQFVKTIKPDVVVFVDNCYGEFVERMEPTDVGADLMAGSLIKNPGGGLAKTGGYIAGRADLVERCAFRLTSPGIGAEAGASLYSLLEMYQGFFLAPHVVGQSLKGALFTAAMLERWGFNPTPSWQEPRTDLIQAVQFHDRDKMVAFCQEIQYASPVNSHVTPYPAYMPGYEDDVIMAAGTFIQGASIELTADGPLRPPYTAFVQGGLTYSHVKIAVCTAIDRLIEKKMI